A single Plasmodium knowlesi strain H genome assembly, chromosome: 13 DNA region contains:
- a CDS encoding DNA-directed RNA polymerase III subunit RPC6, putative, which yields MNANNRQLVKDIYKIGLDHKDFINIEKLEEIYEKKKNVKLRRSEIVYALNILENARACAIKNENNTIITRMRSEEVTKKLKELSDIDFLIFTKVENSQNNGIWTADLRKQTKLLIHQVQKGVKLLCECKLIKQVNNIHVKNRKMYILYDLEASEKVIGGSFYTDGEFNKKVVDYIRENICFYLYNNNNSNVLSVINYIKNLNSSIGYFSDNDIYRVIKTLLYEERIKIYKNGNDEEIIYYYNNEKKNYFSNFPCFSCDIFNKCNSDTKTAINPKNCVYLNFYLNLENE from the exons atgaacGCGAACAATAGGCAACTAGTCAAGGATATCTACAAAATAG GACTAGACCACAAGGACTTCATTAACATAGAGAAACtggaagaaatatatgaaaagaaaaaaaatgtaaagctACGGAGAAGCGAAATTGTGTACGCCCTGAACATCCTCGAAAATGCAAGAGCCTGCgccataaaaaatgaaaacaacaCTATCATAACGAGGATGCGAAGTGAAGAAGTTACCAAGAAATTGAAAGAGCTGAGCGACATTgattttctaatttttaccaaagtggaaaatagCCAAAATAATGGAATTTGGACAGCTGACCTCAGGAAGCAAACCAAACTTCTA attcACCAAGTTCAGAAGGGCGTCAAACTCCTGTGCGAGTGTAAACTGATCAAGCAG GTAAATAACATTCACGtgaaaaatcgaaaaatgtacatattgTACGATTTAGAAGCCTCAGAAAAG GTCATAGGAGGATCCTTTTACACCGACGGGGAATTCAACAAAAAGGTGGTAGACTACATACGGGAGAACATTTGCTTTTACCTctacaacaacaacaactcGAATGTCCTGTCAGTCAttaattacataaaaaacCTGAACAGCAGCATCGGCTATTTCTCTGACAATGATATATATAGAGTAATAAAAACTTTGCTGTATGAGGAgcgaataaaaatttacaaaaatggtaatgacgaggagattatttattattacaataatgagaagaaaaactaCTTTAGCAACTTCCCCTGCTTCTCCTGTGACATTTTTAATAAGTGTAACTCGGACACGAAAACAGCCATTAATCCGAAGAACTGTGTCTACTTGAATTTTTACCTTAACCTGGAG AATGAATAG
- a CDS encoding cytochrome c oxidase assembly protein COX14, putative: protein MGVKFEFFRFFKLNYYAFYVKKEKLYTFLHTTTAYSLVGVTIYLGYSFFHMWNDAVHYSYKHYMRKEKQRKELYDKIRMARENGLIPKSEVDLSS, encoded by the exons ATGGGGGTGAAGTTCGAGTTCTTTAGATTTTTCAAGCTGAACTACTACGCCTTTTacgtaaagaaggaaaagcttTACACCTTCCTGCATACCACCACGGCATATTCCCTCGTGGGCGTGACCATTTATCTGG GATACTCCTTCTTTCACATGTGGAACGACGCAGTACATTACTCGTACAAGCACTACatgaggaaggaa AAACAACGCAAAGAACTGTACGACAAAATTAGGATGGCTCGGGAGAATGGTCTAATCCCGAAGAGCGAAGTAGATCTCTCCAGTTAA
- a CDS encoding ribosomal protein L21, mitochondrial, putative — protein MLGKHRKRKINPPVYPVHPNEEKKKNLNNFITYKDLKIRWRNTSKNYRKKVTIARKWKNLHCIFPMNKHSCIFIFHKNLPYTRFKRKEGICAEGRSYASPQGNSATEDGAVKQICDNRDGAVPSVAATAQSAKMNGTVTRGRKARNRSTIHMRQLEGEACKVEEDPSQQNHSYEVDSIPQEDSTVELNYHEVPPPDVQHLLRKGTEDLFCIFKSNFTSEHKVTIGDIVQTEKIHRRKAGDVVYFGTVLLVGSKDFTIIGKPTVPYCRVKATIEQITLSKEILSFRYKKVRRSSRFLRIKHWITILKIEDIIIDTKQPIKDERRKPLQILDLWANRWLYERELNFIKFNENGTAPLAEQIYDIIEHQPNTLHRRGLTDCYRFYPDPKTPQRY, from the exons ATGTTAGGAAAGCAccggaagaggaaaatcaaCCCTCCCGTCTACCCAGTCCACccaaacgaagaaaaaaaaaaaaatcttaacAACTTCATAACCTACAAGGACCTGAAAATACGATGGAGGAACACCTCAAAAAAttataggaaaaaagtgaCGATTGCcaggaagtggaagaattTGCATTGCATCTTTCCGATGAACAAACATTcctgcatttttatttttcacaaaaatttGCCCTATACTCGttttaaaaggaaggaagggattTGTGCTGAGGGGAGGAGCTATGCGTCCCCGCAGGGGAATAGTGCCACCGAGGATGGGGCCGTCAAACAG ATATGTGATAATCGTGACGGAGCTGTTCCAAGTGTAGCTGCCACTGCGCAAAgtgcaaaaatgaatggcACGGTAACCAGGGGGAGGAAGGCCAGAAATAGGAGTACGATACATATGCGCCAATTAGAGGGGGAGGCATGTAAGGTAGAGGAAGATCCAAGTCAACAGAATCATTCCTACGAGGTGGATTCGATCCCCCAAGAAGATTCAACAGTCGAGTTGAACTACCACGAGGTACCCCCCCCAGATGTGCAGCACCTGCTCCGCAAAGGAACAGAAGATCTCTTCTGCATTTTTAAGTCAAATTTTACAAGTGAGCATAAAGTAACAATTGGAGATATTGTACagacagaaaaaatacatcgaAGGAAAGCAGGCGATGTCGTATACTTTGGAACAGTTCTCCTTGTGGGTTCCAAAGATTTTACAATAATTGGGAAACCCACTGTGCCCTACTGCAGAGTGAAAGCCACAATAGAGCAGATAACTCTAAGCAAAGAAATCTTAAGCTTCCGATATAAAAAAGTTAGGAGGTCAAGTAGGTTCCTTAGAATCAAACACTGGATCACTATCCTAAAAATAGAAGATATTATTATCGACACAAAGCAGCCTATTAAGGATGAGCGGAGAAAACCCCTACAAATTTTGGACTTGTGGGCAAATAGATGGCTGTACGAAAGGGAATTGAATTTTATTAAGTTTAATGAAAATGGCACTGCTCCTTTGGCCGAACAGATTTATGATATAATTGAACACCAACCTAATACTTTACATCGCCGGGGACTTACCGACTGCTACCGATTTTACCCTGACCCCAAAACCCCGCAGAGGTATTAG
- a CDS encoding copper transporter, putative, whose product MKRKTQNIWCLILPLFYALLPTQIESSCCHSAKSKDGYPMPMYFSNNINIKFLFDFLQVKDEYEFVLCNIVCILLGFLCVYVKVLKKKAFMKDSNALKTRMGMLSTLFFSRSAVYGWLSFLNYTIDFLLMLIVMTFNVFIFLSTIFGVACGYLFYGHRLAL is encoded by the coding sequence atgaagagaaaaacacaaaaCATATGGTGTCtgattcttccccttttttacgcCCTCCTGCCGACACAAATTGAAAGCAGTTGTTGTCATAGCGCCAAAAGCAAAGATGGCTATCCAATGCCTATGTATTTTTCCAacaatataaatataaagtttttatttgattttttgCAAGTAAAGGATGAGTACGAATTTGTCCTCTGCAACATTGTTTGTATTTTGTTGGGCTTCCTATGTGTGTACGTTAAAgtgttgaagaaaaaagcttTTATGAAAGATTCGAATGCATTGAAGACACGGATGGGCATGTTAAGtaccctctttttttccagaagTGCTGTGTACGGGTGGTTGTCTTTTCTCAATTACACAATTGATTTTTTGTTGATGCTTATTGTTATGACATTCAACGTGTTCATCTTTTTAAGTACCATTTTTGGGGTGGCCTGTGGTTACCTTTTTTACGGCCACCGGTTAGCTCTGTGA
- a CDS encoding mitochondrial import inner membrane translocase subunit TIM8, putative produces the protein MDNDTKDDGNVNNFLSQLNTLNKIISSFKETCKISSYCFDKCVSYPEKSLSNTNKKCIWNCTQRYLECDYFIKNRSKDNPQVSNMNVLDEVMNSSKLKREHDKSSSL, from the exons ATGGATAACGATACCAAGGATGATGGCAACGTTAATAATTTTCTATCCCAACTGAACACCCTAAACAAG ATAATAAGCTCCTTCAAGGAGACCTGCAAGATATCGTCCTACTGCTTCGATAAATGCGTGAGCTACCCAG aaaaaagcCTGAGCAACACGAACAAAAAGTGCATCTGGAATTGCACACAGAGATATCTAGAGTGTGATtactttataaaaaatcgTTCGAAAGATAACCCGCAGGTGTCAAATATGAACGTACTGGACGAAGTTATGAACTCCAGCAAGTTGAAGAGAGAGCACGACAAGTCGAGCTCCTTATAA